In a genomic window of Pirellulales bacterium:
- the aroB gene encoding 3-dehydroquinate synthase has product MPPPIQTIRVALAERAYSIAIGAGTLAEAGLILRKVASATHVALITDAHVERLHGQTVADCLAGSGMRVNTIVVDPGEQAKSTVVADYLWRELLELGADRKTVVVALGGGVVGDLAGFVAATYARGLGLLQIPTTLLAQVDSSVGGKVGINLPDAKNMVGAFWQPIGVLIDIDTLATLPRREYVSGLAEVVKYGVILDADFFGELETNAAAISARQSDMLARVVARCCRLKADVVEADERETGCGRPELNRAVLNYGHTFAHALETTSGYGRWLHGEAVSIGMMCAARLARRLGRVDDRFVGRQRELLMALGLPVETPDSDAELLLAAMARDKKSEHGQLRFVLPERLGKVELVGGVSPDDVRSALRD; this is encoded by the coding sequence ATGCCGCCACCGATCCAAACGATTCGCGTCGCACTGGCCGAACGTGCCTATTCGATCGCCATCGGCGCCGGCACGCTTGCCGAAGCGGGCCTCATTTTGCGCAAAGTCGCGTCGGCGACGCATGTCGCGCTGATTACCGACGCCCATGTCGAGCGACTTCACGGCCAAACCGTTGCCGATTGTCTCGCCGGTTCCGGGATGCGGGTCAACACGATTGTCGTCGATCCCGGCGAGCAAGCAAAAAGCACCGTGGTTGCCGACTATCTGTGGCGCGAACTGCTCGAGCTCGGCGCCGACCGGAAAACGGTTGTCGTCGCTCTCGGGGGCGGAGTCGTCGGCGATCTGGCAGGATTCGTGGCCGCCACCTACGCCCGCGGCCTCGGTCTGCTGCAAATTCCGACGACGCTGTTGGCCCAGGTCGACAGCTCGGTCGGCGGGAAGGTGGGGATCAACCTGCCCGACGCCAAAAACATGGTCGGAGCTTTTTGGCAACCGATCGGCGTGCTGATCGACATCGATACGCTGGCGACGCTCCCGCGGCGCGAGTATGTGTCCGGATTGGCCGAGGTCGTCAAATACGGCGTCATTCTCGACGCCGATTTTTTCGGCGAACTGGAAACCAACGCGGCCGCGATTTCGGCGCGGCAGTCGGACATGCTGGCGCGGGTGGTCGCGCGCTGCTGCCGGCTCAAGGCCGACGTGGTTGAAGCCGATGAACGGGAAACCGGCTGCGGGCGGCCCGAGTTGAACCGCGCCGTTTTGAATTATGGCCATACGTTCGCCCATGCCCTCGAAACCACGAGCGGCTATGGCCGCTGGCTGCATGGTGAAGCCGTGTCGATCGGCATGATGTGCGCCGCTCGATTGGCCCGGCGGCTTGGGCGCGTGGACGACCGATTTGTCGGCCGGCAGCGCGAGCTGTTGATGGCGCTCGGCCTGCCAGTCGAGACGCCCGACTCGGATGCCGAATTGCTGCTGGCTGCCATGGCGCGCGACAAGAAAAGCGAGCATGGGCAACTGCGATTCGTGCTTCCGGAGCGGCTTGGGAAGGTCGAACTGGTAGGCGGCGTTTCGCCCGACGATGTGCGCAGCGCTCTCCGCGA